In a genomic window of Gloeocapsopsis dulcis:
- the rfbF gene encoding glucose-1-phosphate cytidylyltransferase, translated as MKAVILAGGLGTRIAEETTIKPKPMVEIGGKPILWHIMKTYAAHGINDFVICCGYKGYVIKEYFANYFLHMSDVTFDMRFNQMNVHCGYAEPWRVTLVDTGESTMTGGRLKRVKEHVGNSTFCFTYGDGVSNVNITRLIEFHHQQKLQATLTAVQPPGRFGAICLAEEQTLIKSFKEKPGGDGAWINGGYFVLEPEVIDYIADDSTVWEQEPLEKLAHLEQLSAYKHDGFWQPMDTLRDKNYLEDLWKKGKAPWKVW; from the coding sequence ATGAAAGCGGTAATACTGGCAGGGGGATTAGGAACAAGAATAGCGGAAGAGACAACAATCAAACCAAAGCCAATGGTAGAGATTGGAGGAAAGCCAATCTTGTGGCACATCATGAAAACGTACGCAGCGCACGGGATAAATGATTTTGTGATTTGCTGCGGATACAAAGGATACGTGATCAAAGAGTATTTCGCCAACTACTTTTTACATATGTCAGACGTGACATTTGACATGAGATTCAATCAAATGAACGTGCACTGCGGCTACGCCGAACCATGGCGAGTCACCTTAGTAGACACAGGCGAGTCCACAATGACAGGCGGCAGACTGAAGCGCGTCAAAGAACACGTAGGCAACAGCACATTCTGCTTCACCTACGGCGACGGCGTCAGCAACGTCAACATCACTCGCTTAATCGAATTCCACCACCAACAAAAACTGCAAGCAACACTGACAGCAGTACAACCACCAGGAAGATTCGGGGCAATCTGTTTAGCAGAAGAGCAAACACTGATCAAATCATTCAAAGAAAAACCAGGTGGCGACGGTGCCTGGATCAATGGCGGGTACTTCGTACTCGAACCAGAAGTCATCGACTACATCGCCGACGACAGCACAGTGTGGGAACAAGAACCGCTAGAAAAATTGGCACATCTCGAACAACTATCGGCATATAAACACGATGGTTTTTGGCAACCAATGGACACACTGCGCGACAAAAACTATCTCGAAGACCTGTGGAAAAAAGGCAAAGCGCCCTGGAAAGTGTGGTAG
- the clpB gene encoding ATP-dependent chaperone ClpB, with translation MQPTDPSKFTDKAWEAIVQSQDVTRRFQQQQMEVEHLTIALLEDQKGIAHRFLNRSGVEAPQVLQQLEAFTKRQPKFLGKPDQLYLGRALDVMLDRAEAARVAMEDSLISVEHFLLAFVDDERIGRRLFRGLNLDKAKLEAAIKAVRGSQKVTDPTPEARYEALTKYGRDLTEQAKVGKLDPVIGRDDEIRRVIQVLSRRSKNNPVLIGEPGVGKTAIAEGLAQRIINGDVPESLKNRQLIALDIGSLIAGAKYRGEFEDRLRSVLREVTDSNGQIVLFIDELHTVVGTGGTTQGAMDAGNLLKPMLARGELRCIGATTLDEYRKYIEKDAALERRFQQVFVDQPSVETTISILRGLKQRYEVHHSVKITDSALVAAATLSNRYISDRFLPDKAIDLVDEAAAQLKMEITSKPSEVEAIDRRLMQLEMEKLSVAGEDQREVKNRERLERIEQEITALKAKQQELNSQWQGEKQLLDAISALKKEENALQVQIEQAERAYDLNKAAQLKYGKLEGVRRDREAKETMLIDLQARGSTLLREEVTEADIAEIVAKWTGIPVNRLLASERQKLLQLESHLHERVIGQSEAVSAVSAAIRRARAGMKDPGRPIGSFLFMGPTGVGKTELARALAEFLFDSDDALVRLDMSEYMEKHSVSRLVGAPPGYVGYEEGGQLSEAIRRRPYSVVLFDEVEKAHPDVFNILLQVLDDGRITDSQGRLVDFRNTVIVMTSNIGSEHILDVSGDDSKYEIMHKRVMDALRSHFRPEFLNRVDDIILFHTLNRSELGQIIRIQLKRVQKLLAEQKLGLELTPKAEVYLVDVGYDPVYGARPLKRAIQRELENPLATKLLENAFDEGDTISVDYIDSSLSFVAKEKAKTHRSVLTEATRST, from the coding sequence ATGCAGCCTACCGATCCTAGTAAGTTCACTGATAAAGCTTGGGAAGCCATCGTTCAATCACAAGATGTTACTCGTCGCTTCCAACAACAACAGATGGAAGTCGAGCATCTGACGATCGCCTTATTGGAAGATCAAAAAGGGATAGCACACAGGTTTCTCAATCGCTCCGGTGTAGAAGCGCCACAAGTTCTACAACAACTTGAAGCCTTTACAAAACGCCAACCTAAGTTTTTAGGAAAACCTGACCAATTGTATCTCGGTCGTGCGCTGGATGTCATGCTGGATCGTGCTGAAGCGGCTAGAGTGGCAATGGAAGATAGCTTGATTTCGGTTGAACATTTTTTGTTAGCTTTTGTAGATGATGAACGTATTGGTCGCCGTTTATTCAGAGGTTTGAACTTAGATAAAGCAAAGTTAGAGGCTGCGATCAAAGCTGTCAGAGGAAGTCAAAAAGTTACCGATCCCACTCCTGAAGCACGTTATGAAGCTCTAACCAAATATGGACGTGACCTGACAGAACAGGCAAAAGTAGGTAAACTTGACCCAGTGATTGGACGCGATGATGAAATTCGGCGGGTCATTCAAGTGTTATCTCGCCGTAGCAAAAATAACCCTGTCTTAATTGGGGAACCAGGAGTTGGTAAAACGGCAATTGCTGAAGGCTTAGCGCAACGGATTATTAACGGTGACGTCCCTGAATCGCTCAAAAATCGCCAATTAATTGCTTTGGATATTGGTAGTTTGATTGCGGGTGCTAAATACCGTGGTGAATTTGAGGATCGCTTGCGTTCAGTATTGCGCGAAGTCACCGATTCTAACGGTCAAATTGTCTTGTTTATTGACGAATTGCACACCGTTGTTGGTACTGGTGGAACGACGCAAGGCGCGATGGATGCAGGAAATCTACTTAAACCAATGCTTGCGCGCGGCGAACTCCGCTGTATTGGAGCAACAACTTTAGACGAGTACCGTAAATACATTGAAAAAGATGCGGCTTTAGAACGCCGTTTTCAACAAGTTTTTGTCGATCAACCCTCAGTAGAAACGACTATTTCAATTTTGCGGGGATTAAAACAACGTTACGAGGTGCATCACAGCGTTAAGATTACCGATTCAGCCCTCGTTGCGGCAGCGACACTTTCCAATCGTTATATCAGCGATCGCTTCTTACCCGATAAAGCAATCGATTTAGTCGATGAAGCTGCAGCACAATTAAAAATGGAGATTACTTCCAAACCATCGGAAGTTGAAGCCATTGATCGGCGGTTGATGCAGTTGGAAATGGAAAAGTTGTCGGTTGCTGGTGAAGATCAACGTGAGGTTAAAAATCGCGAACGTTTAGAGCGCATTGAGCAAGAAATTACCGCACTGAAGGCAAAACAACAGGAACTGAACTCGCAATGGCAAGGTGAAAAGCAGTTACTCGATGCCATTAGTGCTTTGAAGAAAGAAGAAAATGCACTGCAAGTCCAAATTGAGCAAGCTGAACGGGCGTATGATTTGAATAAAGCGGCTCAACTTAAATATGGCAAACTCGAAGGAGTCCGCCGCGATCGCGAAGCGAAAGAGACAATGCTGATCGATTTGCAAGCGCGTGGTTCGACATTGCTGCGCGAAGAAGTTACTGAAGCCGATATTGCAGAAATTGTTGCTAAGTGGACTGGAATTCCAGTTAATCGCCTGTTAGCATCCGAACGGCAAAAGCTATTACAACTCGAAAGTCACTTACACGAGCGCGTTATCGGGCAATCTGAAGCTGTATCAGCAGTATCTGCAGCAATTCGCAGGGCGAGAGCCGGAATGAAAGATCCTGGTCGTCCCATCGGTTCCTTCTTGTTTATGGGACCTACAGGTGTGGGTAAAACTGAACTTGCCCGTGCTTTAGCAGAGTTTCTTTTTGATTCGGACGATGCTTTAGTTCGTTTGGATATGTCCGAATACATGGAAAAGCATTCCGTCTCGCGCTTGGTAGGAGCGCCTCCAGGGTACGTTGGCTACGAAGAAGGCGGTCAACTTTCAGAAGCAATTCGTCGCCGTCCTTATTCTGTTGTGCTGTTTGATGAAGTCGAAAAGGCTCACCCAGACGTTTTTAATATCTTGTTGCAAGTCCTTGATGATGGACGCATTACTGATTCGCAAGGCAGATTAGTCGATTTTCGCAACACCGTGATTGTGATGACGAGTAACATCGGTAGCGAACATATTCTTGATGTGTCTGGTGACGATAGTAAGTACGAAATTATGCACAAACGCGTCATGGATGCATTGCGATCGCACTTTCGACCTGAGTTTCTCAACCGCGTTGACGACATTATACTATTCCATACGCTCAACCGTAGCGAACTTGGACAGATTATTCGTATCCAACTTAAGCGCGTTCAAAAGCTCTTAGCCGAACAAAAACTTGGCTTAGAGTTGACTCCAAAAGCTGAAGTATACTTAGTTGATGTTGGTTACGATCCTGTTTATGGCGCTCGTCCTTTAAAGCGTGCAATCCAGCGCGAACTCGAAAATCCACTGGCAACTAAGTTATTAGAAAATGCTTTCGATGAAGGTGACACAATTTCGGTTGACTACATAGACAGTAGTCTTTCATTTGTTGCCAAAGAAAAAGCTAAAACCCATCGCTCAGTACTTACCGAAGCAACTCGCAGTACTTGA
- the ribBA gene encoding bifunctional 3,4-dihydroxy-2-butanone-4-phosphate synthase/GTP cyclohydrolase II, with protein sequence MQQPKTTSNPFQFDSIEAALADLKAGRCLVVVDDESRENEGDLICAAQFATPSTINFMAVEARGLICLAMMGDRLDELDLPLMVSTIPIPESHNTPFTNQTAFTISIDAAPHLGVSTGISAEDRARTIQVAINPETRPEDLRRPGHIFPIRARDGGVLKRAGHTEAAVDLSRLAGLYPAGVICEIQNNDGSMARLPQLVEYAKRHDLKIISIADLISYRLKHDRLIHRETVTQLPTQFGHFQIYGYRHTLDNSEHVAIVKGDPATFENQPVMVRMHSECLTGDALGSLRCDCRMQLQAALKMIENAGSGVVVYLRQEGRGIGLINKLKAYSLQDMGLDTVEANERLGFPADLRNYGMGAQMLMDLGIHQIRLITNNPRKIAGLKGYGLEIADRVPLLIEATDYNSNYLATKAQKLGHMLLQTYLVTVAIHWRDEPNSVTERYERLEKVRHIVKTHNLLLQEEARPVAIALFGKPSLTVHLGLDQPQLAAPDWYHNESHPYVEAIAHTLDDLVTLPHIRQLEFLVASGSDPLANLQVQLDRQKLDVNQSPSIVCSQLATQKIYSFGEL encoded by the coding sequence GTGCAGCAGCCTAAAACCACCTCAAATCCGTTTCAGTTTGACTCGATAGAAGCAGCGTTAGCAGACCTAAAAGCCGGTCGTTGTCTTGTGGTGGTGGATGATGAAAGCCGAGAGAATGAAGGTGACTTGATCTGTGCCGCACAATTTGCTACGCCAAGTACAATTAACTTTATGGCGGTAGAAGCGCGGGGGTTGATTTGTCTGGCAATGATGGGCGATCGCTTGGATGAATTAGATTTGCCCTTAATGGTTAGTACTATCCCCATCCCAGAAAGCCACAATACTCCATTCACCAACCAAACCGCTTTTACAATTAGTATTGATGCTGCGCCACATTTGGGGGTGAGTACAGGTATTTCCGCAGAAGACCGCGCCCGTACAATTCAAGTAGCGATTAATCCTGAAACACGACCCGAAGATTTACGCCGTCCTGGTCACATTTTCCCGATTCGGGCAAGAGATGGTGGTGTCCTAAAACGGGCGGGTCATACCGAAGCTGCGGTGGATCTCTCGCGTTTAGCCGGACTCTACCCAGCAGGAGTCATCTGCGAAATTCAAAACAATGATGGCTCAATGGCACGCCTACCACAATTGGTTGAATATGCCAAGCGTCACGATCTAAAAATTATTAGTATTGCGGATCTCATTAGTTACCGCCTGAAGCACGATCGCCTGATTCATCGCGAAACAGTGACTCAGTTACCTACGCAGTTTGGACACTTTCAAATTTACGGCTATCGCCACACACTCGATAATTCTGAACACGTTGCAATTGTCAAAGGCGATCCCGCGACTTTTGAAAATCAGCCTGTGATGGTGCGAATGCACTCTGAATGCTTAACGGGTGATGCTTTAGGTTCGTTGCGCTGCGACTGTCGAATGCAATTGCAAGCCGCGTTGAAAATGATTGAAAATGCGGGGAGTGGTGTTGTCGTTTACCTCCGGCAAGAAGGACGGGGAATTGGACTGATTAATAAGTTAAAAGCTTACTCGTTGCAAGATATGGGTTTAGATACCGTCGAAGCAAACGAACGCTTAGGATTTCCTGCTGACTTGCGCAACTACGGTATGGGGGCGCAAATGTTGATGGACTTGGGCATACATCAAATTCGCCTAATTACTAACAATCCACGTAAGATCGCTGGTTTGAAGGGATATGGCTTGGAAATCGCCGATCGCGTACCGTTGCTCATTGAAGCGACAGACTACAACTCAAATTACCTAGCAACCAAAGCCCAAAAACTAGGTCATATGCTGTTACAGACTTATCTTGTCACAGTTGCAATTCACTGGCGCGATGAACCAAACTCTGTAACTGAACGTTATGAACGATTAGAGAAAGTCCGCCATATTGTTAAAACGCACAATCTATTACTTCAAGAAGAAGCACGACCAGTGGCGATCGCTCTTTTTGGTAAACCTTCGCTGACCGTTCATTTAGGATTAGATCAACCGCAGCTTGCTGCACCCGATTGGTATCATAATGAGAGTCACCCTTATGTCGAAGCGATCGCGCATACTTTAGATGATTTAGTGACTCTGCCCCACATTCGCCAACTAGAGTTTTTAGTCGCTTCCGGTAGCGATCCTTTGGCTAACTTACAAGTACAGTTAGATCGGCAAAAGCTAGATGTCAATCAATCACCTTCGATTGTTTGCAGTCAGCTGGCAACACAAAAAATCTATAGTTTTGGAGAACTGTAA
- the lhgO gene encoding L-2-hydroxyglutarate oxidase, with protein MYDFVIIGGGIVGLATALAIGKRYPKAKIVVIEKETTIASHQTGNNSGVIHSGIYYKPGSFKAKFCRDGSRSMVEFCLEHNIAYEVCGKVIVATHPEELPRLENLYQRGSENGLPIEKLSAQQVREIEPHVQCIAGIRVFTTGIVNYRQVAQKYVELVTNQGGELRVGTKVTKIETRSDVILLTTNKGTLATRYLINCAGLFSDRIARLGQTDPQARIVPFRGEYYELVPQKRYLVKHLIYPVPNPNFPFLGVHFTRMIDGSVHAGPNAVLSLKREGYHKSDIDLRDLTEVMTYPGFWKLAAKHADEGIKEMIRSVSKAAFVKSLQQLIPEVTAQDVVPTHAGVRAQALQSDGKLVDDFLIVPGERAMHVCNAPSPAATSSIEIGKAIALAIPQQSHLESTLIHV; from the coding sequence ATGTACGACTTTGTAATCATTGGTGGCGGGATAGTGGGATTAGCAACCGCACTTGCCATCGGCAAACGCTACCCCAAAGCCAAAATCGTTGTCATTGAGAAAGAAACAACCATTGCTTCTCACCAAACAGGCAACAACAGTGGCGTGATTCACTCTGGCATATACTACAAGCCAGGCAGTTTCAAAGCAAAATTCTGCCGCGACGGCAGTCGTTCGATGGTGGAGTTTTGCTTAGAACACAATATTGCCTACGAAGTCTGCGGCAAAGTGATTGTGGCAACACACCCAGAAGAACTACCACGGCTAGAGAACCTCTATCAGCGGGGCAGCGAAAACGGCTTGCCAATAGAGAAACTATCTGCACAGCAGGTGCGCGAAATTGAACCACATGTGCAGTGCATCGCAGGGATTCGCGTGTTTACCACTGGCATTGTCAACTATCGCCAAGTGGCACAAAAATACGTTGAACTCGTTACAAATCAAGGTGGCGAATTGCGAGTGGGTACTAAAGTCACCAAGATAGAGACGCGTAGTGACGTTATACTCCTGACAACAAATAAAGGTACGCTCGCAACACGCTATCTGATTAACTGTGCTGGGTTGTTTAGCGATCGCATTGCCCGCCTGGGACAAACTGATCCACAAGCTCGGATTGTGCCATTTCGAGGTGAATACTACGAATTAGTGCCACAAAAGCGCTATTTGGTGAAGCATTTGATTTATCCGGTACCGAATCCGAATTTCCCATTTTTGGGAGTACATTTCACGCGGATGATTGATGGCAGTGTTCATGCCGGTCCCAATGCGGTGTTAAGTCTCAAGCGTGAGGGCTACCACAAGAGTGATATTGATTTACGCGATTTGACCGAGGTGATGACTTATCCAGGATTTTGGAAGTTGGCAGCTAAACACGCTGATGAAGGCATCAAAGAGATGATTCGTTCGGTTTCCAAGGCGGCGTTTGTCAAGAGTTTGCAGCAGTTGATTCCGGAAGTGACTGCTCAAGATGTGGTGCCTACTCATGCTGGGGTGCGGGCGCAAGCTTTGCAAAGTGACGGTAAGTTAGTTGATGACTTTTTGATTGTGCCTGGGGAGAGGGCAATGCATGTGTGTAATGCACCCTCTCCGGCGGCGACTTCTTCAATTGAAATTGGCAAGGCAATTGCTCTAGCTATTCCGCAACAATCTCATCTCGAATCCACCTTAATTCACGTTTAG
- the gloA gene encoding lactoylglutathione lyase codes for MRLLHTMLRVGNLEESLKFYCDILGMKLLRKKDYPGGEFTLAFVGYGDESDNTVLELTYNWGTEQYNLGDAYGHIAIGVDDIYGTCEEIKARGSKVVREPGPMKHGSTVIAFVEDPNGYKVELIQLGTQGSPEQKVEQPQLVSQ; via the coding sequence ATGAGATTACTACACACAATGTTACGCGTTGGTAACTTGGAAGAATCGTTGAAATTCTACTGTGATATTTTAGGCATGAAACTGCTGCGGAAAAAAGATTATCCTGGCGGAGAGTTTACGCTGGCGTTTGTCGGGTATGGCGATGAATCGGACAATACAGTGTTAGAACTCACGTATAACTGGGGTACAGAGCAGTATAACTTAGGTGATGCTTATGGTCATATTGCTATTGGGGTTGATGATATTTATGGCACTTGCGAGGAAATTAAAGCCCGTGGTAGTAAAGTTGTCCGCGAACCTGGACCAATGAAGCATGGCTCCACTGTGATTGCGTTTGTGGAAGATCCCAATGGGTATAAAGTAGAACTAATTCAACTGGGTACTCAAGGATCTCCTGAACAAAAGGTAGAACAACCACAGTTAGTATCCCAGTAA
- the eno gene encoding phosphopyruvate hydratase, whose amino-acid sequence MIDTLETAIENIVAREILDSRGRPTIEAEVHLISGIVGIAQVPSGASTGTFEAHELRDDDKSRYGGKGVLQAVENVEEKITPELIDLDALNQEVIDRTMISLDGSPNKANLGANAILAVSLATAKAGAESLGLPLYRYLGGPLANLLPVPLMNVINGGAHAANNVDFQEFMIVPVGAPSFREALRWGAEVFATLSKVLDSKGLLTGVGDEGGFAPNLESNQIALELLVAAIEKAGYKPGDEVALALDVAASEFYKNGQYIYDGAAHTPTELVDYLADLAAQYPIVSIEDGLHEEDWQHWQLLTQKIGERTQLVGDDLFVTNPTRLQKGIEQKAANAILIKLNQIGSLTETLETIDLATRNGLRSVISHRSGETEDTTIADLAVATRAGQIKTGSLCRSERVAKYNRLLRIEDELGDRAVYAGTVGMGPK is encoded by the coding sequence ATGATTGACACTTTAGAGACTGCAATTGAAAACATTGTCGCCCGGGAAATTCTTGATTCGCGGGGACGTCCGACGATAGAAGCTGAGGTGCACTTAATCAGTGGTATTGTTGGAATTGCGCAAGTGCCTAGTGGGGCGTCAACAGGAACCTTTGAAGCCCATGAACTACGCGATGACGATAAAAGTCGCTACGGTGGGAAAGGGGTACTTCAAGCTGTCGAAAATGTCGAAGAGAAAATTACCCCAGAGTTAATAGATTTGGACGCTTTGAACCAAGAAGTTATTGATCGCACGATGATCTCCTTGGATGGTTCGCCCAATAAAGCAAATTTAGGTGCGAATGCAATATTAGCAGTGTCCCTCGCGACTGCCAAAGCGGGTGCTGAGTCGTTGGGATTGCCGTTGTATCGCTACTTGGGAGGGCCTTTAGCCAATTTACTGCCCGTACCCCTGATGAACGTAATCAACGGCGGTGCCCACGCGGCTAACAATGTTGATTTTCAAGAATTCATGATTGTTCCAGTCGGTGCGCCTTCATTTCGGGAAGCATTGCGCTGGGGTGCTGAAGTATTCGCGACGTTGAGTAAGGTTTTAGACAGTAAAGGTTTATTAACAGGCGTCGGTGATGAGGGTGGTTTTGCACCTAACTTGGAGTCGAATCAGATAGCGCTGGAATTGTTAGTAGCGGCGATTGAAAAAGCAGGCTATAAACCAGGAGATGAAGTTGCCTTGGCACTCGATGTTGCTGCGAGTGAGTTTTACAAAAATGGTCAGTACATTTATGATGGCGCAGCCCACACACCAACAGAGTTAGTGGATTATCTTGCTGACTTAGCTGCGCAATATCCGATTGTATCGATTGAGGATGGCTTGCATGAAGAAGATTGGCAACATTGGCAATTATTAACACAAAAAATTGGCGAGCGCACGCAGTTAGTTGGCGATGATTTATTTGTGACAAATCCCACGCGCTTACAAAAAGGCATCGAACAAAAAGCTGCTAACGCGATTTTGATTAAACTCAATCAAATTGGTTCACTGACTGAAACCTTGGAAACAATCGACTTAGCGACACGAAATGGCTTGCGATCGGTGATTAGTCATCGTTCGGGAGAAACCGAAGATACAACGATCGCAGATCTAGCCGTAGCTACCCGCGCTGGTCAAATTAAAACAGGTTCACTCTGTCGCAGCGAACGAGTTGCAAAATATAACCGACTACTACGCATTGAAGATGAACTTGGCGATCGCGCAGTTTATGCCGGTACTGTAGGTATGGGACCAAAATAG
- the argC gene encoding N-acetyl-gamma-glutamyl-phosphate reductase — protein sequence MGDMGRVSVGIVGASGYGGVQLVRLLQDHPEVELVYLGGESSAGKTFADLYPHLAHRVDLAIEPVEPETIAARCQVVFLSLPNGLACQITPTLIEKGCKVLDLSADYRFFDLETYKNWYGTERSDRQIAATAVYGLPELYRDRISDSQLIGCPGCYPTASLLALAPLLKQGLIVPETAIIDAKSGTSGGGRQAKTGLLLAEADNSLSAYGVARHRHIPEIEQICSDLAGHEVMVQFTPHLIPMVRGILTTVYATLRDPGLVRDDLITIFTAFYRNCPWVTICASGVYPQTKWACGSNLCYIGIEVDQRTGRVIVMSAIDNLIKGQAGQAIQCLNIMMGWKETLGLPKLAFYP from the coding sequence ATGGGCGATATGGGGCGCGTTTCCGTTGGAATTGTGGGCGCTTCAGGCTATGGCGGGGTGCAACTAGTACGACTGTTACAGGATCATCCCGAAGTCGAACTAGTGTATTTAGGCGGCGAGAGTAGTGCAGGCAAAACCTTCGCAGATCTCTATCCGCATCTAGCACATCGCGTTGACCTCGCAATTGAACCAGTAGAACCAGAAACAATTGCGGCTCGTTGTCAGGTGGTATTTCTGTCGCTGCCAAACGGTCTTGCCTGTCAAATCACACCCACTTTAATAGAAAAAGGATGTAAGGTACTCGATTTGAGTGCCGATTATCGATTTTTTGATTTAGAAACCTATAAAAACTGGTATGGTACCGAACGTAGCGATCGCCAAATTGCAGCTACTGCGGTTTATGGCTTACCCGAACTGTACCGCGATCGCATTTCTGATAGTCAATTAATCGGCTGTCCTGGGTGTTATCCCACTGCGAGTTTATTGGCACTTGCTCCCCTACTCAAGCAAGGGTTAATTGTTCCAGAAACTGCCATTATTGATGCTAAATCTGGTACTTCAGGTGGCGGACGTCAAGCAAAAACAGGATTATTACTTGCAGAAGCCGATAACTCCTTATCAGCCTACGGCGTAGCACGTCACCGCCATATTCCAGAGATCGAGCAAATTTGCAGCGATTTAGCTGGTCATGAAGTGATGGTACAGTTTACGCCCCATCTGATTCCGATGGTGCGCGGTATTTTGACAACAGTTTATGCAACATTACGCGATCCAGGGTTAGTACGCGATGACTTGATTACGATTTTCACAGCCTTTTATCGCAATTGCCCTTGGGTCACAATTTGCGCAAGTGGTGTGTATCCGCAAACCAAATGGGCGTGTGGTAGTAACTTGTGTTACATCGGTATTGAAGTCGATCAACGCACAGGTAGAGTTATCGTCATGTCCGCGATTGATAACTTAATCAAAGGTCAAGCGGGTCAAGCGATTCAGTGCCTAAACATCATGATGGGTTGGAAAGAAACGCTAGGATTACCAAAACTAGCATTTTATCCTTAA
- a CDS encoding iron uptake porin: MPRRWWNTWYWFGVISWVALTFATPVKANSMTQPNPCTTFDGCSSGELPPENKVVEAPMTHVPAVSKLVDEIAPTDWEVQALLSLSRYGVLLGFPDRTFRSDRSLTRYEFAIVLNQVLNQVNTLIANEAEQFSQEDLITLQQLQRDYNSVLQEIRTQLDTLGDRANELTSTQFSITTKLNGEVILGFTEGTDANATLVSRQRLNLLTSFSPRDLLLTQLEAGNRGQDAISVAHNRAQNLLGTSGLLVDGGGLEYAEIDDTLRLRRLYYTFHPSANLAVTLGAKMSPSDFIDRNRSANNPAVDFSSSFLINNPLIVQNQIDREGGAGAAVAWNINGGSFTVRSLYIAADGNQPNSTTPTQGGLFYDRYQGSVELEYSSRANLAVRLQYTNAVINNIDIQAAGINAEYAFNRNAAVYGRFGFGSYQGFNTAVAQELDLNPSSWAVGLTVRNLAIPGTIAGIAFGQPFIEDDLGNATQTNVEAFYNLTLSENISVTPALQLVKHANNDRSSGTIWQGTLRTVFSF; this comes from the coding sequence ATGCCTAGAAGGTGGTGGAATACTTGGTACTGGTTTGGGGTTATCAGTTGGGTAGCTTTGACCTTTGCTACACCAGTTAAAGCAAATAGCATGACTCAGCCAAACCCCTGCACTACATTTGATGGCTGTAGTTCGGGGGAACTTCCACCTGAAAATAAAGTTGTGGAAGCGCCAATGACACACGTCCCTGCTGTGAGTAAGTTAGTTGATGAAATAGCACCTACCGATTGGGAAGTGCAAGCGCTGCTTTCGCTATCTCGCTACGGCGTTCTGCTTGGTTTCCCCGATCGCACTTTCAGGAGCGATCGCTCATTGACGCGTTATGAATTTGCGATTGTTCTCAATCAAGTACTCAATCAAGTCAACACACTTATTGCAAATGAGGCGGAGCAATTTAGTCAAGAAGATCTCATTACACTACAGCAGTTGCAACGCGATTACAACTCAGTATTACAAGAAATTAGAACTCAGCTTGACACGCTGGGCGATCGCGCAAATGAGTTAACATCTACCCAGTTTTCTATCACGACAAAACTCAATGGCGAAGTTATTCTGGGATTTACTGAGGGTACAGATGCGAACGCTACATTAGTTTCAAGGCAGCGACTCAATTTATTAACGAGTTTTTCGCCTCGCGATTTACTATTGACACAACTCGAAGCGGGTAATCGAGGACAAGATGCGATCTCCGTAGCGCATAACCGCGCACAAAATCTTTTGGGAACAAGTGGTTTACTGGTTGATGGTGGTGGTTTAGAGTACGCGGAAATTGATGACACTCTACGTTTGCGGAGACTTTATTACACGTTTCATCCGAGTGCGAACTTAGCAGTTACACTAGGAGCAAAAATGTCTCCTAGCGATTTTATTGACCGCAATCGCTCAGCGAATAATCCTGCTGTTGATTTTAGTTCCAGCTTTTTAATTAATAATCCACTGATTGTCCAAAATCAAATTGACCGTGAAGGTGGTGCGGGGGCGGCTGTTGCGTGGAATATTAATGGTGGTTCGTTCACGGTGCGATCGCTTTACATTGCTGCAGATGGCAATCAACCTAACTCGACAACCCCTACTCAAGGAGGATTGTTTTACGATCGTTATCAAGGCAGTGTGGAATTGGAATACTCTTCTCGTGCTAACTTAGCTGTGCGACTGCAATATACTAACGCTGTGATTAACAACATCGATATTCAGGCAGCAGGGATCAACGCTGAATACGCTTTCAATCGCAATGCTGCGGTCTATGGACGCTTTGGCTTTGGTAGCTATCAAGGCTTCAATACTGCTGTTGCTCAAGAACTTGACCTGAATCCTAGCTCGTGGGCAGTTGGTTTAACAGTACGTAATTTAGCGATTCCTGGAACAATTGCGGGGATTGCTTTTGGTCAGCCTTTTATTGAAGACGATCTAGGTAATGCTACTCAAACGAACGTCGAAGCATTCTACAATTTGACTCTAAGCGAAAATATTAGTGTTACTCCCGCCCTGCAACTCGTAAAACACGCAAATAACGACCGTTCCAGCGGCACTATTTGGCAAGGTACTCTGCGCACAGTATTTTCTTTTTAA